From Acidimicrobiales bacterium, the proteins below share one genomic window:
- a CDS encoding M3 family oligoendopeptidase — protein sequence MPRWDVSEYFPSLESPEFAAAQEALGADVDRLAALYDEHDVHGGDRRTVDAAAVAAFEAVVSATNRVFESQRLLSAYVQAFVTTDARDALAASTASQLQARSARVRALFTRFEAWTAALGAERLAAASTVAADHLHPLRQAERSAAHLMSEGEESLHAELTLTGSRAWNLLHGEVTSLLTAEVPRPDGRPERLPITVVRGLATSPDGGRRRAAYEAELAAWPTVAVSCAAAMNSIKGEANTVNRRRGWSDPVEPVLHANAVDRATLDAMQDAVVASLPDWHRYLRAKAGLLGSAGAGGGLPWWDLFAPVGDPESAAVSWDEATATVVETFSGYSPALASVARRAVEERWIDAEARDGKRGGAFCMGTTAGDSRVLMNFAGSFDSVSTLAHELGHAYHNTTLADRTPMQRATPMALAETASIFCETLLTEAALAATDDPVRRLTILEHDLQGSCQVVVDIHSRFLFEREVFERRRDRTLSADQLCELMLAAQREAYGDGLDHQHLHPWMWAVKPHYYSTHFYNWPYTFGLLFGLGLFAAYRRDPERFRAGYDDLLSSTGLGEAADLAARFGIDVRDRAFWASSLDVLSGRIGAFCDQAASPGGSAGSARP from the coding sequence CCCAGGAGGCTCTGGGTGCCGACGTCGACCGCCTCGCCGCCCTCTACGACGAGCACGACGTCCACGGTGGGGACCGCCGGACCGTGGACGCCGCGGCCGTGGCCGCCTTCGAGGCGGTCGTCTCCGCCACCAACCGGGTGTTCGAGAGCCAGCGGCTGCTGTCCGCCTACGTGCAGGCCTTCGTGACGACCGACGCGCGCGACGCCCTCGCCGCGAGCACGGCGTCGCAGCTCCAGGCCCGGTCGGCCCGGGTGCGGGCTCTCTTCACCCGCTTCGAGGCGTGGACGGCGGCGCTCGGCGCCGAACGCCTGGCCGCCGCCTCGACGGTGGCCGCCGACCACCTGCACCCGCTGCGCCAGGCCGAACGGTCGGCGGCCCACCTGATGAGCGAGGGCGAGGAGTCGCTCCACGCCGAGCTCACCCTGACGGGCAGCCGGGCGTGGAACCTGCTACACGGGGAGGTCACCTCGCTGCTCACCGCCGAGGTCCCGCGACCCGACGGCCGGCCCGAGCGCCTGCCGATCACCGTCGTGCGGGGCCTGGCGACATCGCCCGACGGGGGCCGGCGGCGGGCCGCCTACGAGGCGGAGCTGGCGGCGTGGCCGACGGTGGCGGTGTCGTGCGCGGCCGCCATGAACTCGATCAAGGGGGAGGCCAACACCGTCAACCGCCGGCGGGGCTGGTCCGACCCGGTCGAGCCGGTCCTGCACGCCAACGCCGTCGACCGGGCCACCCTGGACGCCATGCAGGACGCCGTGGTGGCGTCTCTGCCCGACTGGCACCGCTATCTGCGGGCCAAGGCGGGATTGCTCGGGTCGGCCGGCGCCGGCGGGGGACTGCCGTGGTGGGACCTGTTCGCGCCGGTAGGGGACCCGGAGTCGGCGGCGGTGTCGTGGGACGAGGCGACGGCCACCGTGGTGGAGACCTTCTCCGGTTACTCACCGGCGCTCGCCTCCGTGGCCCGGCGGGCGGTCGAGGAGCGGTGGATCGACGCCGAGGCGCGCGACGGGAAGCGGGGCGGGGCCTTCTGCATGGGCACGACCGCCGGTGACAGCCGTGTCCTCATGAACTTCGCCGGCAGCTTCGACTCCGTGTCGACCCTGGCCCACGAGCTGGGCCACGCCTACCACAACACCACCCTGGCCGACCGCACGCCGATGCAGCGGGCCACCCCGATGGCCCTGGCCGAGACGGCCTCGATCTTCTGCGAGACCCTCCTGACCGAGGCCGCCCTGGCCGCCACCGACGACCCGGTCCGGCGCCTCACCATCCTCGAGCACGACCTGCAGGGCAGCTGTCAGGTGGTGGTCGACATCCACTCCCGCTTCCTCTTCGAGCGCGAGGTCTTCGAGCGGCGCCGGGACCGCACGCTCTCGGCCGACCAGCTCTGCGAGCTGATGCTGGCCGCCCAGCGGGAGGCCTACGGGGACGGCCTCGACCACCAGCACCTCCACCCGTGGATGTGGGCGGTGAAGCCCCACTACTACTCGACCCACTTCTACAACTGGCCCTACACGTTCGGGCTCCTGTTCGGGCTGGGCCTGTTCGCCGCCTACCGGCGCGACCCCGAGCGGTTCCGCGCCGGCTACGACGACCTGCTGTCGTCGACCGGGCTCGGGGAGGCCGCCGACCTGGCGGCCCGCTTCGGGATCGATGTGCGCGACCGGGCGTTCTGGGCGTCGAGCCTGGACGTGCTGAGCGGGCGCATCGGCGCCTTCTGCGACCAGGCCGCCAGTCCGGGCGGATCCGCCGGCTCGGCTCGGCCCTAG